In Magnolia sinica isolate HGM2019 chromosome 12, MsV1, whole genome shotgun sequence, a single genomic region encodes these proteins:
- the LOC131221170 gene encoding uncharacterized protein LOC131221170 has product MANESDHNIEVGGVVTTDATPCSMDAACYYERYIAKEPRQYKGMERLQYVDEIIRGDDTSCISQLRMRRNTFFRLCNLMRKKGLLNDTRMICMEEQLAMFLHTLGHNATNRAIGSRFSHSGETVSRHFQRVLNAVVGLYPDLVKPASTVTPPEILSNNYWSAYFKDCIGAIDGTHIPAFVPSHEQAKFRDRKGNVSQNVMVACSFDLKFQYVLAGWEGSASDARVLQSALTREDKLFIPNGKYYVVDAGYANVPGFLAPYQGVDYHLNEYGTERSPQDKKELFNYQHSLLHNVVKRAFGMLKARFPILKTSPLYKIETQVKVVLACCILHNFIQGVGGDVLEVEAHNAEIDEEIDLVEVDDVAQSQLLGVSQMEFNDWIMKRDDVAERMWNDIHCRPHPIDS; this is encoded by the exons ATGGCCAATGAAAGCGACCACAACATAGAGGTAGGTGGGGTTGTGACTACAGATGCAACTCCATGTTCAATGGATGCGGCATGCTATTATGAAAGATACATAGCCAAAGAACCTCGACAATATAAAGGCATGGAAAGACTGCAATATGTAGACGAGATAATTCGGGGAGATGATACAAGCTGTATCAGTCAACTAAGGATGCGTAGAAACACGTTTTTTCGTTTATGCAATCTTATGCGAAAGAAAGGCCTACTAAATGATACGAGGATGATCTGTATGGAAGAGCAATTGGCAATGTTCTTGCATACTTTAGGGCATAATGCTACAAACCGAGCGATTGGGAGCCGCTTTAGCCATTCTGGTGAGACGGTTAGTCGACATTTTCAGAGAGTATTAAATGCAGTAGTGGGCTTGTATCCAGATCTTGTCAAACCTGCTAGCACTGTCACACCTCCagaaattctttctaataatTATTGGAGTGCATATTTCAAG GATTGTATTGGTGCCATTGACGGGACACACATCCCAGCATTTGTTCCTTCGCATGAGCAAGCAAAATTTCGTGATAGAAAGGGCAATGTGTCACAAAATGTCATGGTTGCATGCTCATTTGATTTGAAGTTTCAATATGTCCTTGCTGGTTGGGAAGGATCAGCATCTGATGCACGGGTATTACAATCAGCACTCACTAGGGAAGATAAACTTTTTATCCCTAATG GGAAATACTATGTTGTCGATGCTGGCTACGCCAATGTCCCTGGTTTTCTTGCTCCCTATCAAGGGGTTGACTACCACTTAAATGAGTATGGAACCGAGCGATCACCTCAAGATAAAAAGGAGCTGTTTAATTATCAACATTCCTTGCTACACAATGTTGTaaaacgggcttttgggatgttAAAGGCACGCTTCCCTATCTTGAAGACATCACCATTATACAAGATTGAAACACAAGTTAAGGTGGTCTTAGCTTGTTGTATCCTACACAACTTTATTCAAGGAGTGGGAGGTGATGTTCTTGAGGTGGAGGCGCACAATGCTGAAATAGATGAGGAGATTGACTTGGTTGAGGTAGATGATGTGGCACAGTCCCAACTGCTAGGAGTATCCCAAATGGAATTCAATGATTGGATAATGAAGAGGGATGATGTAGCAGAGAGGATGTGGAATGATATCCATTGTCGACCTCATCCCATAGACTCTTGA